Part of the Chelmon rostratus isolate fCheRos1 chromosome 13, fCheRos1.pri, whole genome shotgun sequence genome is shown below.
TGGATTCATCAACAGGTTGTGACCAACATGAAAATATAACTTGAAGTCACATTATCTTCCTTTTAAATACTTAAAGAAAGGAAAGGGGCCACGCCACAGTAATGTCACATGACATATCTGGGATGACCTTGAATCTACTGTAGCCTTTGGAAAAGGGTACTGAGTTGTCTTATTAGTCTTTAGTTGCACAggtaataaaaaatacattgatggataaaaaataatgactgtGTTTGAGTGACTAAAAAATGGGCATCTTATGAATGAGAATGCTCATGTGTATATTTACCCTGGCTAAATCTGGTAATGCTGCTCATGGACCAGGTTCAGGATGGGCAGGGGATCCTATGTCTCAAAGTGAGACACCATTGAACTTTTAACGtttacattttttgttattattgtcaaGTAAAGCCTTCTTTTAAGACAATGGCCTctatttaaacacacattaacactgtGAACAGATTTTTCTCTTCGCATCAGATCTTCATTTACTGATAGATCAGAGGgaatgtgtgttattttaataCAGACACTGCCTGCATTTCCACCAAAAGTACCAGAAATTTTGGTACTCAGGAACTACTTCTAAAGGAACTGAAAGATTCCTTCAGGCCACTGGTGTCTGCATTTCCACTGCAGTCTGAAGACCTGCAAAGAGTAGGAAAGTTAGTCCAGTCCAGTTCTTTGTTCTGCAACTCCATGTTGATGTGTTGaagcacagcaaaaaaaaaaaaaaaaaaaaaaaactaatagGTTGGTTTGCAGctgaaatttttaaaaaaaaaaaatggtggcTGAAAAGCTACTTGAAGAAATGTTGCAAGTTCAACCCTAAAAGTTCCTGTACATCTGGAAAGTACTACCTCGCGAGTAGGGACTAAAATATCACCCCCAGAATTTAATTTCCTGCTTTTCACCAGCAGTGTTGTTGAATCAATTTCAGATTCACTGAGCtcctcagagtgtgtgtgatgcaatCAAAGCTAATTTCATATGTTTGAATCCGATGGTTCTTCTGAAGTTTTATATTGAACAGTTTCTGTTACTTAATTACAGCTCTTCATTGGAATATTAGGATCGTTTTTGCTGTTTCATATTGTATGCACTGCGTCATGCCCAGCACATTTCATATGCAATGATAATTCGCAGTGGAAAATAGCTAATTCTGAAAATGCTGATGTTGTGACATTTGGTGTCAACCTGacatcacatctgtgttttGCCTGGAAACACTGTGGGGTTAAGCCCCATTCTCACAGAGCTTACTAAGAGAAGTTGGAGTCAGCACTACAGCCTTCAGTCACCCGGAAAACAGTGGTTTGATTTTGCTGCTCTCATTGTTTCAGTATGGTTTCATATGAAGTGCAAAAATATAATTAGAAGCTAGTCAGCAAGTCTGTCGGTACATGCGGAAAATTCATCACATGAGGCTGATCTCAGTGTAGTGTGCACAATATCCAATAAACACCAAAAATGCAATGTCCAAAGCATGTGCTCGTCTATTAAAGGTAATTTAATATGGATTAACATGAAGTAAAATAAAGATCATTATCTCCGTCTGAACTCCAAAGTTTCATTCCCGCTGGTGCAGCTTTGAACTGGACGAAGAAATACTTCATTTTCCTACAGCACACCCAAAGACAGTCCACAAGCCATACGTAACTGTAAATTACACATGAGATTAAAGCATTTACTGCTActtgattccaaaaatgtaagaaataaatcagattttttattAGAGATGAGAAGAGattttttgtttgattgcaTATGTGAGCCTTTCAATCGCTAAGCAGAAGAAAAGTCATTAATTCAAAGGTTTAAGGATGGACAACAAACACCTTTCCAATGGTGAGCAATAAGACGCCTCGCATGTATTAGCCAAAGTTTATCAATTTCATGAGTTCTCGGTGCCAAAGATTCTGGATTAAGACTAAGAATACAAACTCAGGGCGTACAGGCATTTCTTTGCGATGATGTTGGAAATTGTGTTGATTATTCCTTTCCAAACAACTTGTACATGTTTATGCCTCCAGATGCAATGAAAcagtgtctgtttctctgttctacaTTTAATTCAACTCTCTGTGACATTCGGAGGTGATATTAGGTGTGAGACCCTGCTTTCGTCTCAGGGAAACATCTCATATTCTGTGCTGTCACTCACATTGTAGTTTGTCTGTCACTGTCCAAGTATTGGGCCACCCAGCATGCCATTATAAAAAAGAACTCCTTCAACAAAGAATCATTATTGAAAGTAATTATTTTGACATGGTAAAAACCATTACAGCTTTCTTACTCTACCTCTCATGGGAGGCATAAACTTTCTGTCTAACACACcttgaagattttttttctgcagtgtcaGGAGGACAATTACAGGGGTTTTctcacagtatttacagtaattGGTATTACAGTGTGTACAGAAGAGTATCCATCACTAAAGTAAGTAAACGACAAAACAAGGCAACAGATGTAGCTGTAGATGTTGTTCAGAGATCAAACCATTGTTAACTGGAAGTTTGGTGTGTGttgaaaatctaaattaaacTCATAAAATAGTCATCATCTGCAATTGACAGCATATTCGAGGTGTATATTCAAATATAGGTTGATTTCTATAGTAGTGGCAATAGTAGCCACTGACAAGAAAGGTCAgcaatattcattcattcaggtaTGTCTTTGCTGAGAGCCGGGCTTGACATttgttcatttcctgcagagGCATGAAAACAGTTATTCTGAATCATGATAAGTAGCACATTATCACACCCGCTTTGCATTTTAATCATCAAAAATATTTCTTGACATCATTTCTAAGTAAATTTTCTCATGCCTGAGACATTTCTGAACTATTCAAGATGCAATTTGATTCAACATGAAGGAGAATTACTCATGTCCCCTCTAACCAGATAACCAGATGATGAAATCCATACCTACTCAAAATAAACTTAATCTTCTTCATGAATCCTAGAAATAATTGTCATGACAGTGATAATAAGAACACTTTACATTTAACTGTTTTAACTTCTCTCTGTCAATCACAGACTAAAGAGTTCATGAAAGAGAATAGGATTGTCAAATAGACAGGATGTTTTAGTGAAACAattgaaaataataacaatataagaaaatgtttgtaaatTAAATCACCATTATGACCAGCTCTCTAACTACAAGTCTTTGTTTTCCAAATTTTGACTACAGTCACAATACATTACAAACACTAAGTGCAGCAATATTTCTTTAGAATTGCCATAAGCTGTTGTTAAACTTTACAGGGTTTGCTGAACTCTCCAGGTCTGGTGTTGGCATACACGCTTGtatcctcctcatctctcttcaGCTTCCTCTGAGGAGACTGGGCAGAAAAAGAGAGTACCTTACTTACATATCAAGTATTTTACTTATAGTGGTAAATTGTTTTCATaatgtgtgcatgagtgagtGAAGTCAATCCATGTTTTCATTCTTACCCATATAACAATGATTATGAAGGTGATTGACAGGCTGTAGACCAATGAAACACCACATCCCACCCACATCACCATGTCTGGGATGAATGGAGACCTGACTGgacagctctgattggctacCGGGACAGTGTCATTGTTTGTCGGAAGAGACTTTTCTACGAATTGATCAGAGCAGAATTTCTATATTATATTTGAACACAttacacactgtatatataaatatgataTAATGTGATGTGAGTGTACATGTGAGCTTTGGCCTTACATCTCACCTGCCACTACAACTTCAGTGGTGTGACAATCCATGCTGAATGGTGGAGGATAAATCACCTCCCTCTTGCAGATGTACACTCCACTATTGTAGGCGGTGACTTCAAAGTGACTGGAGAACAAACTATGTGTAGAATCTAAGTGCATCCTTCCAAGGCTGCTGCCCTGTAACCACACAAACATTACATCTGGGACTTCAATTTACATCCTGAGgcctgcatcactgcagcaaaatTCAAACTCTTTCAAGAGTCATTTTAAGTTCTTTACTTTAAAGAGTAACTACACCCTAGCTAAAACAAAACCCAGGTttgtgctgccatctagtgttgGGTCACTGCATGCATTGCCCATAGACTGAAGTTGAACACAGCTGTGATGTACTGTAGTCAAAAGTCAAATTTTATTCATGTTGCCCAGTATCACAAATTTGCCCTAAGGGGCTTCACAATCTATACAGcatatgtgcatacatgtgtgtgagaCTGCTAAAGAAATCCACCACAGAGCACATGACACATTGCAATTCCAGTTTTCTGATTTATTATAAAACCAGCGGCATcttatttcaaaatgaatttctaaaccatgaacacattttaaaacaacacttTCAACAATACTTTGAAATAAAACCATCCAAATGAGTTTTAACCCAAACTAAAAGTGTGTTTGGGAGTTCCAAATGAAGACATTAAGTCAGATAGGAAGAAAAATCTTCTTGcataaaactgcattaatgAACTTCTATTCTCTCTATACTTTCTCAGAATGTGAATGTTAACAGCAAACTAGCCTACATTGTAAGAGAAAGAGAACTTTTTTAACTAAAGTGTGAACTTGATCTGATAATGAATCctcatgaaataaatgtagagATTTTAAACTATGTTTTGATTGTATTGATGTGCTGTCTGAACATTTCGCTGACGAATAAATCTTTCCAAATGTCTGGCAAACTGTGTACTTTGTGTATTgaccaaaaatgtgaaattaaggcaatgaaacatttcaaacagaaatTGTGGTGACTACACACCCATTTTATTGATTGCCAACTTAACCAAATGTGCCAGCTGCCAACCTCACACATTATGCAGCAGATTAttgaatggaaaaaaacacatcaaagaaaTTGCCTTTGAAATGTTTCAAGATGGTTCAGTTGTACAAACTGGCATATAAGCAGATGACAATAATGCACAATATTAGCATATTTTTGTGTACTAATGTTAAGTAATAAGATTAAATTAGCTAATTGTTACTTAAATAAGCCTTTTTCTATGGCATTACACCCAGCATTTGGAGATTGCACTTGGATAATGTTACAGAATATTCTTCAACTGTGGCTCAAGTAACCAACTTtaacctaaaaaaaaataactctaGGGCTCAAACATCAACATATAAcaatttaaaatggaaataagtgCAGTAACCAACATATGTTACGGGTTGATGCATGGATATCAAACCCATGCAGATGCTGCTGACCAAACCTGAATCAAAGTTAGGGCTTTAATCAGGGCTAATTTTAAATTAGGACACAGCAAAACATGTATTCCCTTACCTTTGCAGTGTTACAACTCGCACTGCAGTTCCATGCTGATTAATGTcatttggctgctgctgcaataCATAACATAAAGACCAGGGCCCTACTTGCACAAGCTAGCTAAAACTCTACCAACTTCAGTCGCTGAAATAGCTGAGGACGAGCTTTCGGTGTATGTAGAAGTGATTTTTTGCACTGTTTGCTGATACAATTGTTAGCTGTTTTGAatacaacaaagcaaaatactAATGTTATTCATGTTATTCACCAAGTAGCTTAGCCTTAAATTATATTCCACGCCAACTCTGTTTCTCCCCCTTGTAGGATGGGAGGTctggcagcaaaaaaaaaaggtccaggCAAATTATATCTAAAGGATACTCACTAGATACACAAGCTGAACTAACTTAATACTTTTCTGTTGTtaagagaaaaatgtttattaaataTCAATATATTACTGAgttaaaacagttttctttattttcattttgaccaACTTCTTAAGATGAATTATCAACTAACCTAAACATGTAGATGTAACAATGAATAAAGCTCTTGTTTTTAGGATATATTCACACCCCATGAATCATTTCTTAGACTATAGTCTGTAGTCCTAGCAAGGCTCTTGCATGAAATTTCAGTGCAGTGCAGACCTGGAGCAGAGGTGAGATGCTGTGGTTTCCTAATGTGGCAGAGCTATGCACTTCTTTCATTTCACATGTGCTAGAACCCATGAAGCAAtgaacatgacatgaaccttgACATGTAAAGCAAAAGTTTACATGATACTTAAATGTTACAAAGATAAATCAAACTTTATGTGGTGTCATTTCTTCcttggaatttaaaaaaaatctttgaacCACTGAAACCCACAGGCTGCAGACCTTTGTAATATttcacaaataaacacacacactgactgacctTACTCAGACTTATTTGGCTGATGCAGCTGTCATTGAAGAGGAGCAGGTATTTGAGCTCTGAGCTGTTAGCCATGGTGGGTGGACAGGAGATGgatgcttttctcagttttggcACCGTGATAATCACCCCAactgacagacaaaagaaacatGAAGCACAGAGAAAGATATCACAGCTGTAAGTAAATTGGCAAAGTTTCACGTTAAGAGAGAAGAGGGTAAGTTATTTCCATatgctttctgcttttctttaagaaaacactcaaacaaaagCTTATAATCTGCAAAGCCACTGCCCATTGGCCACAATGTGCAACTGTTGATTTGATgttcttcatttaaaatgatgtgGTGTGTGTAGACTTTGAGTTGGAAGTACAGGAAAgtctttcttttccattttgcCCTCAACAGCATGGCAGAGAATTTAAAAACGTAAGCAATTAAAGGCATTAAAGGCTAATTCCATTTTATTACAAGTCAACTTGGGTCAGATTTTTAGacttctgtcctttctttcttgtttaTCACTTATGATAACATCATAATCCTCATCAAGTCTGTCTGATGAAGTTCGATGAGGTAATAGCCACAAGCCCTCAGATAATCACTTCAGACAGGCAACCAGATCATTTGAGAACAACCAGCAAGCTTTGCAAGATTATTCCAGATCACTTGGAGGAAAATCTTAAACTGAGATAACCTGAAATTTACAGCCTCATTTCACAAGAAAACTGTGTCCATATACCTAAAGTAAGTAGAGGAGGTCAGAACTGATCAAGGTAATCTACACTGTGGTAGATGTTTACAATGGACAATTTTGGGTAACAAAAGAGGTAAGGAGAGTGATTGCAGCCTATGACAGCGAAAACAGGCTGAAGACACATCCTGATCTCTTGGTCTCCCTGATAGCTAATTTCCTTGGAGAAAGACTCATgttatgtaagggataatgtatagtgagcaggttgctatggagaaataaaccccgacaggatgacatagaagtTTTTCTATTCTTCTGTTCTTCTATCTGAAGGTAGTCATGTCAAAAAAAGTGATGGTATATACCAGAACTGACAGAGACGTAGCTGGCGACAGggtttggtttaccgctattatttcgtactgatggataaaagtccagcagcagctgatttcaatGTTCAgtgtcatacattaaaaaatctgtctccagttttgtctccactcagcagtcttttagcaggtcaATCGCTCATGCTGTGATTTTCTTGgtggttttttttgtgtctatccgcttcaatctggtcaatctctgcgtcctcaagtctcttgtgccttaatattgcttctcctgtcggtccagcgttgttctatgctggggacatgtcattctccagccacacatcaagtgttttgtcctctccaaacaatttaaaagtaatgtccgCAAAATCCCCCATATTTTCCCACTCAAATCAACTGGCGATTTGTTAATGAGCTTGTTACATTAACGGATAgcccctttagtctatgacaggaattcctgagcaggcggtcATCTATctagaaataaacacagctgaactctggcgattgaccaatcagaattgagtatttaaaaGTGCCGTGTTCTAAATTTTGATAACATGTTGTTTATCTAAAGGCAAGGACATAATCCTAATTCCACAAATCCCAAGTCTAATCAAGGTGTtactttgttgtgtgtttgcttaaaATTTATGGGTGGTATTTATTTTACCAAAGTCCTTTTTCCAGGCATCAGGATCTGAGTTCAGATTTGACAGAGCATATGAAAGCCCTCGCAGTCATTCTGAAAGTTGCAATGTTGGTTAGAATTTCTCTGTCTcaacagtttcagttttaacaGCTTTAATTCTGAAGCAATTTCACTAACGTTGTGTCGTCTTACCTGAGCACCCTGTGACCTTTCCATTGCTCAAacacaccatcaccatcaccaggACCCAGGCTCTCATCTTgcctcctgattggctgctaaTAATTATCGGCGTTTGTCACTATCCTCGCTGCAAAAAGACTGAGGAACTAAAAAAATGCCATCTGTCTTCAATATTACAGAGACATGAGTGAAGAGAAATGTGTTACTGTTTGATAGGAGCGCTTCCTGTGTGAAGCTGTGAAACCATGCCACAAACGATgtacccacatgcacacacacacacacacacactaacacctAAGCCtcaaaacacattcacacatatatGAACACTTACATGTTTATATACAagcacaaacatactgtatgcacatcAACATCTTAATACATATGTGCAtgcaaaacatacaaatacagtCTGATACAATA
Proteins encoded:
- the LOC121616290 gene encoding uncharacterized protein LOC121616290; the encoded protein is MRAWVLVMVMVCLSNGKVTGCSVGVIITVPKLRKASISCPPTMANSSELKYLLLFNDSCISQISLSKGSSLGRMHLDSTHSLFSSHFEVTAYNSGVYICKREVIYPPPFSMDCHTTEVVVAEKSLPTNNDTVPVANQSCPVRSPFIPDMVMWVGCGVSLVYSLSITFIIIVIWSPQRKLKRDEEDTSVYANTRPGEFSKPCKV